A single region of the Vicia villosa cultivar HV-30 ecotype Madison, WI linkage group LG4, Vvil1.0, whole genome shotgun sequence genome encodes:
- the LOC131595030 gene encoding protein Brevis radix-like 4 produces the protein MLTCIARPKKLGDDSLSHGDDSDSNTNAKNVKSLTCQIKDMALKASGVYKHCNPCAPASRLRTGNSESETDSEKFRRTRTWGKEMEARLKGISSGEGTPSSSSSSFGGGSGRRVVVLEEEEGKEWVAQVEPGVLITFVSLTRGGNDLKRIRFSRDTFNKWQAQRWWAENYDKVMELYNVQRLNRQAFPLPTPARSEDESSKRESIADSPVTPPLTKEQLSRNLYRPTGTGMGYSSSDSFDQHSLQSKHYQYDLSGMNSTPKVSTISAAKTDISSMAASIRSSSSREADRSGDLSMSNASDPDSEWVEEDEPGVYITIRSLPGGKREIRRVRFSREKFGEVHARLWWEENRARVHEQYL, from the exons ATGCTTACATGCATAGCACGTCCGAAGAAACTCGGCGACGACTCACTGAGTCACGGCGACGATTCAGACTCAAACACCAATGCAAAGAACGTAAAATCGCTGACGTGTCAGATAAAAGACATGGCGTTAAAAGCCTCCGGTGTTTACAAACACTGTAATCCATGCGCGCCGGCGAGTCGGTTGAGGACCGGTAATTCGGAGTCGGAAACTGACTCGGAGAAGTTTCGGAGGACGAGGACATGGGGGAAGGAGATGGAGGCGAGGTTGAAAGGGATCTCGAGTGGAGAAGGAACGCCGAGTTCGTCTTCGTCGTCGTTCGGCGGTGGAAGTGGTCGGAGAGTGGTGGTTTTGGAGGAGGAAGAAGGGAAGGAGTGGGTGGCGCAAGTGGAGCCTGGCGTTTTGATTACTTTTGTGTCGCTTACTCGTGGCGGGAATGATCTGAAGCGGATACGGTTCAG TCGCGATACATTTAACAAATGGCAAGCTCAAAGATGGTGGGCAGAGAACTATGACAAAGTCATGGAACTTTACAATGTTCAAAGGCTTAACCGCCAAGCCTTCCCGTTACCAACTCCAGCAAGATCTGAAGATGAG AGTTCAAAGCGTGAATCAATAGCCGACAGCCCAGTGACACCTCCGTTGACCAAGGAACAACTATCACGCAATTTATACCGACCAACAGGAACGGGAATGGGATACTCATCCTCAGATTCCTTTGATCAACACTCATTGCAGTCCAAACATTATCAGTATGACTTAAGTGGAATGAACTCAACTCCAAAGGTTTCAACCATTAGTGCTGCAAAGACAGATATATCATCAATGGCTGCTTCCATAAGAAGTAGCTCTTCCAGAGAAGCTGATCGCTCTGGCGATTTATCAATGAGCAATGCTAGTGATCCGGATAGTGAATGGGTCGAGGAGGATGAACCTGGTGTTTACATTACTATCAGGTCTCTGCCAGGTGGTAAAAGGGAGATCAGAAGAGTCAGGTTCAG TCGAGAAAAATTCGGGGAGGTGCATGCTAGACTATGGTGGGAAGAGAACCGCGCCAGAGTACATGAACAATACTTGTGA